From Penaeus vannamei isolate JL-2024 chromosome 12, ASM4276789v1, whole genome shotgun sequence, the proteins below share one genomic window:
- the LOC113816580 gene encoding cuticle protein 16.8, with product MKASLVLALLVAFLGLAAARRNTVLQFEADDHSREVVGHPGVSVEGSYSWTSPDGMRYTVEYVADELGYRITKSNAVPMTDGGVKADGNQGSFGSLEE from the exons atgaaggcTTCTCTG GTTCTCGCTCTCCTGGTGGCCTTCCTCGGGCTCGCCGCCGCCCGGAGGAACACCGTCTTGCAGTTCGAGGCGGACGACCACTcgagggaggtggtggggcaTCCGGGCGTCAGCGTCGAGGGGTCGTATAG ctgGACCTCCCCCGACGGCATGAGGTACACCGTGGAATACGTGGCCGACGAGCTGGGTTACCGCATCACCAAATCCAACGCCGTCCCGATGACCGACGGAGGAGTCAAGGCCGACGGGAACCAAGGCTCTTTCGGTTCCCTGGAAGAATAA